The Sinorhizobium fredii genome contains the following window.
GAAAGTCATCGATTGCGTGCTCGTCTTCGAGCGTCCTTTGGATCGTCTTGCACCTGGCGCCGAGAGCGCCGACGCCGCCAGAAACAGGCGACGTTGCTGATCGTCTACTTCGGGCGAGAAGAGTTGCAGATCAAACTGATCTGACATTTTCGGCTTTCGACTTCCCGGTCTTACGGTCTTGGCCCAGTTCGTAGCTGACCTTCTCTCCGTCTCGTAGTGGTCCGGAGCCCTGCACCGCCGACACATGGACGAATACATCTGCCCCGCCATTGTCGGGCGTGATGAAGCCAAAACCCTTGTCCTGGTTGAAAAACTTAACGGTACCAGTCGCCATCTTTATCCTCGTCAACGAAGCGGCTTACGTGCTGCCGGCGAAGCTTATTCATCGCTGCGCTCGCATGCAACCTTTCCTCCGTGTGATAGCGCACCAGACAGAAGCCTGGGCTTGGCTGCTCGAATGACTCTCCAGTCTTTGTGACAATGGTCGAAGGTGAAGACTAGCTACATGCATACGAACGTTTGAATGCCCATTTCCAACGGCCTAATCGGCCGCAAACGCCGGCGTCCATCGCGATCGTCCTTGCTCTCTGCAACAACATCCGCATCAACGCGCTGGCGCCTGCGGTCGTTGAAGTCCCCGTCTCCCGCCGCCGTCGATTCGATCCCTTCAAGGCGAGCACTTGAAACTCGTCTGTTTTGATGCGCTCGAAGACTCCTCAGGCCATCTCGAGGTGCGAGTCTTTCGCCCCTTGCGCGATTACCGGCGCGGGAGACTCCTTTTGCAGGTGGGAAGCGTTAAGTCGGCGCGCCACGATATCGTGGTTGAGCCACCGGACAGGACCGGCGGGATCTGAAGATGCACCAAAAATAAGCTGCCCCGTCGCCTCCACCACGAGGGCACTCAGGAGGTCGCTGATCATCGCCTTGCTGTCCCGATGCATCTGTGTGATCTCGTTGGACGTGCCGATGGTCAGATCGGACTGTGCTTGGCTGTTCGCCATTGGCCACGCCGAGAAGTCGTAAAACGGACGCATGACCTCGTTGGCCTGCATATCGGTAATCTTCTGGAAAACATCCTTCATCGTGAAGCCGTCTGCCAGAAGCTGCTGGCATGCCTGCCATTGGTCCTCTGCCCACTGGCCACCGTTCTCTTTCCTCAAGGCGAGCAGCAGCGGTATCAGGGGAAGCTCGATACCCGTAAATACGTCTGACGAATTGGTCCGTATTTCGGGACAGTTATAGACGGTTGCCTTGACGCCCGCTGCCCAGGCATCCTCCGCGATGCATTCGAGCCGCATCTTGGCGTAACCTTGCGTGTAGTTGGTGTAGGTCTGCCAACGGTAGCTGCCGTCTATCAGGATTGCCGTTCCATGATACCCGTAGGCCGTATAGCGGACCTGACCGCCCGATGCCTCTACGCGCTCCCGGATCCCCGTGCTGAAGTCGATAAGATGTCGAAAGGTGATTGCGGAGACTTCGTCGAAATTCTGCAGGATGAGCTTGCCCATGTCGCTGTCGAGGAGGGCTTGCGATGACATGTGGCGGGGACCAACACCCTTGTAGATTCGATTGGCAACGACCAGGAATACCTTCGCTTTCGGGATACCTCCGGCCATTGTATGGGCGAAAAAAACATTGCGGCCGTCGGCAATCATTCCATCGAGAACGGCCATGACCTGTGAAAGCGAATTCGTGAACCGCGAGGTGGCGATGTCTTGACACAGCTCAATGTAGTCCCAGTCGAGCCTGTCATGCTGCCAGCTCTCCAGCGTCATCGTCGCGAGGAGATCCGTCGGAGTGGGGCCGCCTGCCGGAGCGTCGAGATCGAAGCCAGCCATTAGAGGTATGTTGATAATCCTGCCGCCCAATCGGCCTTCGGCGGCAGAAAGTTCCTCGGCGTTTAGAGGCCGCAGTGCGTTGTTCTCGTCGCGCCGCCCAACCGTAATTCCTACGATCTCCATTCCAGCCCGCCGAGCTTCGTTGACCAAGCCAGTCGCGTATCCGCGACCGAAGAGTTCGCCGAAGAGGACGAAAACATCACCTTTACGGAAGACGCTGTTTTCGGCAATGCCATTCAAGGCGATCGGGTTTTCCATGCTGTCAGCTCTTTGGTCCGTTGGTCGTCGAGCGATGGCTCAGACGAGCTTCAACAGTTACATGACCGCGCTGACCCGTAATAGGAAGTCATTTTAAGTGACCGTTCATTTCAAAACGTGAAGTCCAGTAAGGACTACTCGTCATTCGAACTATAAAAAGAAGGTAAATGTCGGGGCTGGTGGCGCGATCTGTCCTTGGCGAAGTCGCTTATCGGCGCAAAGCTGCCTCAATCGAACAGCCGAAATGTGCGGATGAGGGCGCGGGCGATGGCGATGGCCACATGCGACTTGCCCGTTGCCGGGCCGCCGACGAGGACCATGTTGTGCTGTTCGGCCAGGAAGTTGCCGGTGGCGAGTTCGCGGATCAGCTCTTCGTTGACCGGCGCGCTGTCGAAGTCGAAGTCATCGTTCTCTTTGGCGAGCGGCAGCTTGGCGATGGTGAGCTGGTAGCGGATGGAGCGCGCCTGCGAAGGTGTTTGCTTCCGCCAGCCTTCCAATGCCGTCGACGCAACGGCCAGAGCTGGATCGGGAAACTTGGACAGGGGTTATAAGTGGAATTTCTGCCTGAACACGGCATAGAAGCCGGGAACAGGAGTCTTCTAACTGACGCGATTATTCTTCGATCAGACGCTTCTCTCCCGGGGGGAGCCCCTGCTCGATCAACCTGTCGAGGTAGTCGCAGTAAGGACTGCCTTCATAGAATGGGTGGGCCGCCTCTCGGACGTATTCCGCATTCAGGTTTGGAAACTTCTTCAAAGGATCAGAGATCCAGATCCTCACTTCATCGGTATTGCCCGCCCTGAGGCCGAGCAACGCTGCTCCGATGAATGGATAATAGGTTGTGCGTTCGAAGGACGCGCCTTCCCGTAGATGCACCCGGGCCGTTGAGAGGTCATCGGGCTCGCCTCTCAGCATCAAGCCAATACCGAGCAGTGTCTTGAACGAAAATATAGACGGATCGTGAGGACTAAGAACGGCTCGAATCGTCGTATCGGCGTTCCTGAGCCGCACGGCCGCCATTCCATGTGCGAAGTGAAGAAATGCGTAGTCGGGATTTAACGCAAGGCCCTGTTCAGCGACAGGCATGGCCTCAGCCGCTCGCCCGTATGTGGCCAAGCCCCCTGCTTAAAGCGATATCTCAGTGTCTCGCGGACACGCCGCATCTCCAATCTCTCCGCTGGCATCCCGTTCCTTCGCTCATGACAGCCGAAGGACGAAACTTCACACCAGCAGGGGACCCACTTCAGAGCCCTCCAATTGGGAGCGCATCATCTCGGAATCAGGGGGCGACTATTATTCGGAATGAGAGGCCCGAATGATTTCGGAATCAGGGGGCGGATTGCCTCGGAATTTGCACGGAAGGAGATGTCGTAGGAAGACATCGTCAGGCCACGTCATGTGTGGTAATGATCTTTCTTATACTTGCTCTGGCCACCTGGCGGACGAATTTTGTGCGCCAAAGTTGCTGACAGTCTGTCGGGAAACGCCAACGTGTCGACCGAGTCCGGCGGTTGAACCCATCCTCTCGGTTCGGCGCTGATGGAGAGCACCTTGAAGGTCCTGTGGGAGGATGGCGAACGCGTGCTGTGCCGCGGACGGCGTCGGGGTGCCGGCGGCCAGTGGGACGCTGTGCTGACCGTATTTCCCGCCAGCGAGCACCCGACGCCCTCAAGTCTCGATCGCCTCGCCCACGAATATGAACTGAAGGAAGAACTGGAAGGTACATGGGCCGTGCGGCCCCTGGAGTTCGTGCGCGAAGGCGGCCGGACCATGCTGGTCCTCGAGGATCCCGGCGGCGAGCCGCTCGCGCGGCTGCTCGACGGCCCGATGAAGGTCGGAGATTTCTTACGAATCGCCATCGCCATCGCCTCGACCCTATGCAAGGTCCACCAGCGCGGTCTCGTCCACAAGGACGTCAACCCGGCCAACATTCTAGTGAGTGGCGGGAGTGAAGA
Protein-coding sequences here:
- a CDS encoding cold-shock protein, which produces MATGTVKFFNQDKGFGFITPDNGGADVFVHVSAVQGSGPLRDGEKVSYELGQDRKTGKSKAENVRSV
- a CDS encoding enoyl ACP reductase FabMG family protein, whose amino-acid sequence is MENPIALNGIAENSVFRKGDVFVLFGELFGRGYATGLVNEARRAGMEIVGITVGRRDENNALRPLNAEELSAAEGRLGGRIINIPLMAGFDLDAPAGGPTPTDLLATMTLESWQHDRLDWDYIELCQDIATSRFTNSLSQVMAVLDGMIADGRNVFFAHTMAGGIPKAKVFLVVANRIYKGVGPRHMSSQALLDSDMGKLILQNFDEVSAITFRHLIDFSTGIRERVEASGGQVRYTAYGYHGTAILIDGSYRWQTYTNYTQGYAKMRLECIAEDAWAAGVKATVYNCPEIRTNSSDVFTGIELPLIPLLLALRKENGGQWAEDQWQACQQLLADGFTMKDVFQKITDMQANEVMRPFYDFSAWPMANSQAQSDLTIGTSNEITQMHRDSKAMISDLLSALVVEATGQLIFGASSDPAGPVRWLNHDIVARRLNASHLQKESPAPVIAQGAKDSHLEMA